The region TCGTTACCTTTTTCTTCTACCTTTTGCTGAGCTGTTTGCTGATAATCCTGGAAACGTTTGCCCAGATCGTTCAGTTCAGTTTCTTTAACTGTACGTGTAGCTTCGGTCATGGTAGCGCGGTTCTTCTGGTAATCAGCGCTTTTGTTCTGCAATTCGGTATTCATCGCCTGCAGGTTATCAACGTAAGTTTTTTTGAAAGCGTCTATCTGTGCACTAAGTGTTTTAGTCTCGGGCATTAAGCTAACAAGTTGCTCAAAGTTAATGTGGCCAATTTTAGATTGAGCTTGTGCAAAGTTGCCTGCAAATAACATCACTGCTGCAACCAAAGCAACTTTAAATAGTTTTTTCATTTGTTTTGTTCTGGTGTTTAAAAAATAGTTCGCGAATTTATGTATTTTTTTTTACTTGGCTAATACGCCGGGCTTAAGTCCTAAGCGGGTGATCACATCGTCGCTTTTGTTGTAACGAGGGCTTGCATATAACATTATCACTTCGCTGTTCTTGTCAAATATCATGTCAAGGTTTTCGCTCTCGGCTACCGCCTGTACTGCTTTGGACACTTTATCCTGAATTGGTTTAATAAGGGATGTGCTTTTTTGTGAAAGCTCACCATCCGGACCAAATTTCTGGCGCTGGAAATCCTTCGCCGCTTTTTCTTTTTCTACAATTTCGGCCTCGCGGCGTTTACGCATTTCAGGGGTCATCAATACCTGGTCTGCCTGGTAAGCTTTATAAAGTCGGTCAATCTCCTGAAAACGGCCATCAACTTCTTTCTGGTACTGGTCAGACAATGCTGCCAATTGTTTTTGTGATGAAGCGTAATCGGGTATATGTTTCAAAATATAATCCGAATCGACATAAGCAAAACGTTGCGCAAGTGCCGCGGTGAATGCTGAAAACGTGAAAAACAGTACTAAAATTATCTTCTTCATAAATAAATTTACAAATTAATTAATTGAAACCGCCGCTTAAGCTTTGTGAGATAGAGAAGTGAACGTGCCCTTTATTGGCATCAGGCTGGCCGGGGATCTTGTCGAAACCGTAACCATAATCCAAACCTAATAAACCAAATATCGGCAAGAAAATCCTCGCGCCAAAGCCTACCGAGCGTCTTACGTTAAACGGATTTACCTTGTTTATATTATCCCAAACGTTACCACCTTCTGCAAATGCAAGCAGGTATATTGTAGCCGATGAACCGGCAACAACAGGGTGCCTTAACTCAAAAGTGTATTTGTTATAAATAGCGTTACCCTGGTTTGTATTGGCGGTAAGGTTTGACCCTTCCGGCACTACCGAAAAGTTCTCGTAACCTCTCATACCAATAATATCTGTACCCTGCAGGAACTGGTAGCTCTGCATACCGTCGCCACCTAATTTAAAGCGCTCGAACGGTGATGGGCCTACCTTGCTGTTGTACTGGCCAAGGAAACCAAACCTTGCCTGAGACATCAACACCAGCTTACCGGTAATTTTGGTGAACCATTGCGCGTCAAACTTGATCTTGTAATACTCTACAAAATGGTAGCGCTCCTCTGGCGTTGCAATAGTATAGTTGGTGCTATTGAACAACGAGTATGGCGGCGTACCCTGTAGGGTAAGTTTCATGTTTGAACCCTGCGTAGGATAGAGAGGAACGTCGATAGAGTTGCGGCTAAGCTCCTGCGTTAACTTAATGTTGTACGATGTACCATTGTTAAACAGGTAACCTCCGTAGTTATCCAGGTCGTAGTGGTCAAAATTTAATGAGTAGTTCAACTGGAAGTAGTTATCCGGCCAGTTAAGGCGTTTACCCAGGGTAACACCCACACCATTAATACGCAGTTTATTGTAGTTTGGACTGCTTTTTGGGTAGTATTGACCCGTAGAGCTTCCTTGCGTATAAGCAGACAGTGCAAAGTAGATAGGTTTTTTACCACCTAACCAAGGCTCGCTAAAAGTGAACGAGAAGTTCTGGTAAGTACGGCCGCTTGATTGTCCCCTCAGGCTAAGCTTTTGTCCGTCGCCTTTTGGCAGCGGGCGGTAAGCCTTACCGTTGAAGATATTACGAAGCGAGAAGTTGTTGAACGTTAAGCCCAGTGTACCCACCAGCTGACCGCCACCAAAACCACCTGATAGCTCTATCTGGTCGGACGGTTTTTCTACCACGTTATAAACCAGGTCTACTGTACCCTCGGCAGGGTTGATATTGGTTGGGCGGGGATCTATTTTCTGCTCGTCGAAGTTGCCCAGCTGGCCAATTTCACGCGCACTGCGGATAAGTAATTCTTTATTAAATTTCTGGCCAGGCTTGGTGCGTATCTCGCGCATTACTACCTTGTCGTTGGTAACGTCGTTACCTTTTAATACCACGCGGCCAATATTGTATTGCGGCCCTTCATAAATACGGATGTCCAGGTCCACGGTGTCGTTGTAAACACGTGTTTGAACCGGATCAGCATTAAAGGTCAGATAACCGTTGTTAAGGTATAGCGATGAAACGTCATCGTTATTTGGCGTTGGGCCGGTAAGCCTCTTGTTAAGCTCTTCTTCGCTAAACGGCTGTCCTTTTTCTATCTGCATGATACGGGTAAGCAGTTCGGCAGGGTACTGAGCGTTACCTGAGAACTTAATATTACCGAAGTAATACTTAGGGCCTTCGTAAACCTTAATTTTTACGTTAACGGTTTTCTCGTCGTTTTTGGTAACGGTGTCGCTTAGTATTTCTGCATCGCGATAGCCTTTACCTTGCATCTGATCAACCAGGTTCTGCTTGTCTTCTTCGTACTTGTCCTGCTTGAATTTTTTAGAACCGAAGATATTGTACCAGCGGCGCTGACGGGTTTTTGAAAGGTACTTGCGCAGTTTCTTTTGAGAGAACTCCTTGTTACCTTCAAACGTAACGTGCTGTATCATCACCTTGCTCCCCTTGTTTACAGCAACGTTAAGTATAACGCTGTTGGGGTCGCCGGGGTCTTTGGTTTGGGTGATGTTGACTGTAGTGTTTAGATAGCCCTTCTCGTTAAAGTGCTTTTTAATGATTGCTGTAGTAGTGCTCAGCAGGTTCTCGTTAACAATCTTACCTGTTTTGTCGGTTAGTTTTTTGTTAATGTCTTCTATTTCGCCTTTACGTATACCGGTTAATTTTAACCTTGATAAACGCGGACGCTCCACAACGGCAATCTGCAGGTAAATGGTATCTGCATTAATGTCGGTAACATTAAGTTGAATATCGTCAAACAAACCTTGTTTGTAAAGGTCTTTAATAACGTTGGCGTTGGCTTCACCGGGTAAAGTGATACGGTCGCCTTTATTTAGTTTGGATATCTGGAGCAATACATCCTTGTCGAGATATTTAGCCCCGCTGATAGACACGCCGCCGATGATATACTCCTTGGGGTTAAGGTAGCTTAAGCTATCAGCAGGTATGGTTTTGGTAAGCCCTCCGCGCCTTTGGCCCGGAACCTGCGCTATTGCAGCAGTACTTATAATAGAGAAAAGTATAGCGAAAAAAACTTTATTCATCCGAATATTTTAGTGGGCTAAAAATAATTTATACAGTTGTTAAAATTTGTTAAAAGAAAAAATTTAGTTCACCTGCTCGCTTGTAAGTCCAAATCTGCGCTCCCGCTTCTGGTAATCCAGTATGGCCTCAAACAGGTCTTCGCGCCTGAAATCGGGCCACAGCTTATCGGTAAAATACAGTTCGGCGTAGGCAATTTGCCACAGCAGGTAATTACTTATACGGTACTCGCCGCTGGTTCTTATCAAAAGCTCCGGGTTAGGCATACCGTGTGTGTATAAATTATCTTCAAACATTTGCTCATCAATATCTTCGGGTTGCAGCTCTCCGCTTTGCACTTTGGTGGCCAGCTCTTTAGCAGCATGCACCATTTCCCTGCGCGAACTGTAGCTTAAAGCCAGTGTAAGTACCAGCCCCGTATTTGTTGATGTTTTAATTATTGCGTTGTTAAGTTCTCTAAAGCATTTGCCCGGCAACTGCTGCATATCCCCTATCGCGTTAAGCCGTACATTATTCTGCATCAGCTTATTTATTTCTTTATTGATGGTACTGATGAGGAGCTCCATAATGGCATTTACCTCAAAGGAGGGGCGGTTCCAGTTTTCGGAACTAAAGGTGTATAAAGTTAGGTATTCTACCCCAAGCTCGCCGGCACCCTCAACTACATCACGTACAGACAGCACACCGTTGTGATGGCCAAATACCCTTAGTTTGCCTTTGCCTTTAGCCCAGCGGCCATTACCATCCATAATAACAGCTATGTGGCGGGGCAATTTCTGCAAATCAATCTGATCTTTGTAACTCATTTCTACCTGCGGTTTTAACAGCCCGACATCAGCTATCAAATACATGCATTATTGTAAAACACCTTGCTTTAAGCAAAGCTTTCAACAACTTATGCTATTTTTTTTCAGGTGACAAAGGTAAAACTTACTTTGTATTATTTTAGTATGACGGAAAAGAAATAATGGCCGGAGTAGCGAAAGCGAAACGATACCCGCTTTTTAGAAAGTGAACTGTAATGTAAGCCCGTACCAGAAAACAAAAGCCTTTTTCCATTGCAGGAAAAAGGCTTTTGTTTTAATTATATAAAGTTTAGGGTAAGATTAGTACACATGCTTATCCCGCAGCATGGCCACGTCCTTTGCATCCGTGTCAGCTATTGAGTATTGATCGACAGCGGCAATATTTAATTCGTCAATAGTGTTCACCAGGTTGCTGTAGACCGATTTTGCAGATGGTTTCACCAGTACAAGCATGGTTTTACCTGTAGTCTCAAGAACTTTTTGGCGCATGTTGTTAATTACCCTGCGCAGCCCATCCTTACTGTAGTTTGTTACGGTGGCAGATATTATCGGTTCATCTGCTGTGCCTAAATACCACATAGCTTTATCATCAGCACCCAGGCAAATAGTAAGGCTACGGGATGCACCTGACGGCTCAGGCTCTGCATCAGCAACCGGCATCACCACCTTCATGATCTTTGGTTTAGCAAGTGTAGTGGTGAGCATAAAAAAGGTAATGAGCAGAAAGGCCAGATCAACCATTGCGGTAAGATCTACCCGTAAGGCTTGTTTGCTCCTGGGAACTTTTTTGCCCTTGTTTTCGGGAGCGGTGTTTAATTCAGCCATGGCTTTAGTTGTTTAGGTGAATAATTGGTGCTTACTAGTCAACGAATAAAAGTACTAATTAATTTTGATAAACAAAATATAATTCTGTTATATATAAAATTATAAAATTAAAAACCGAAAAACACTATTTTAACAACTTTGTAGAACCTGTTAACTGTAAATTCCATCCGATGTTGCTATTGCTCGTTGACACTATATTGCCCCAAAAAGGTGAGTAAAAGAAAAGGAACGCAGGACGACTCACCCCGACATCGCTATCGCTCGTCCACCCTCCCTCCGCTTTGCGCAAAGAGGGTGAGGAGAAAATGCGCGCTTTACAAGTACAACGCCATCATTCCGGATGTGCTTGCGTGCGACCCTTTCATCTGATTGCTGTATTTCTTGCAATTACGTAGTGCCAGAACAAGCACTTAAAAACCGGCATCAGGAACGTTCGGGTGGCAGAGCAAATGCTAAAACACTAACTTTAACAGAACGTAACGTAGCCGGCACTTTTCTTTGGTTCGTTTCTTTTGGTGTCAAAAGAAATGAACATCCACTAGCGTTAATAAAGCAAACTCATTCCTCATGAGCACTAACTCACCCCGACATCGCTGTCTCTCGTCCACCCTCCCTCCGCTTTGCGCAAAGAGGGTAATACAAGAAATCGTCATTGCGAGCGATAGCGTGGCAATCTCCCGACATGCTCGCGGCAACCTTTTCCATAGGAAGATTGCTTCGATCCTCGCAATGACGTATTGGTTTCTGATTGATTACAAAAAACCCGCATAAAGAAGATTTCCTTGTGAGCAATGCACGAAATTTCTTAAAGAGAGTTAGGGAACCTGACTATAATTCATTCTTGTCCGGGGAGAAAAGGCAACTGGGATGCCTTTACAATTACTCTTCGTAGTAGCACTTTTCGGTCACAAAAGTATAGGTGAGCGTAAAACCTGCAAACATGTAAATGTCCTTTGGCCGAAGATCGCCACGCTGGGTACCGGGTGTGCCTATGTATGCACCGCCACGCTCACCAGACCTGTCCGACAGAACTACCGATGTAGAATTTGGCAGCTTACTTTTATCAGCATATAAACCGCTTACATCGTCAAGAAAATCGGTACGGGTATACCGGTAGCCAACTTCGGCAGCCAGGGTCCATTTGCCGCCAATGTTGTATTTAAAACCCGCACCATAGGGTATTACCATGGTGTTTTTACGATATTCGGACTCCTGCCCCTCCGTTCTTAAAGAGCGGAGCGAAACCTCGCTTCCGCCGTACATAGCATGTGGTGCAAAGGCTGTTAGCCCAACGCCCAGATATACATAAGGCGTGTACTTGTTTTTGCCGGCATCCGGAATGTACTTCATGAAGTTGAACTCGGCTGTAAGACTCAGTTCTTTTAGGCCGTCGGTAAAGCTCAGGTTGCGGTTGTAGATCTGTTCGTAACGCGATGTGCTGTCCGCGCCTGCTATTTTACCGTACTGGTAATTAAGCTTTGCCCCTAAGTAACCATTGAAATTGCGTTTCACAAATAATCCGAAAGAGCCGCCGCTAAGCTTTACCGGATTGCTGTTAAGATCGCCAATGTAACCTGCACCACCCAAGTTGCCGCCTATTTCCCAGGTTTGGGCGCTTACGTTTAAGGCTATAAAGCAAAAGAATAAAATAGCGGAGAGTTTTGGCATCCGTTAATGTTAATAGTTACGGGCGTCCAATCCCCATAACAGCTTTTTCCTTAACGTGGATAAGTAACTTTCATTATTCAGGCGGATTAAATTGAGCCTGAAGCCGGCCTTATACACCCTGAACTGCATTGTTTTATCAATAGTAGCCGTGCGGCTGTCGCAAGATACGATGTAGTTGTTTGCGCGACACTCTACCTCAAATGATAGCTTGCTGGTATCGGGCAGTATCACCGGCCTTACATTAAGGTTATGTGGAGATACGGGCGTTAGCGCTATACTGTTTGATTGCGGGAAGATAATGGGGCCACCGCAACTAAGCGAGTATGCGGTTGAGCCGGTGGAGGTGGATATGATAATACCATCGCCCCAATAGGAGTTCAGAAATTCATCATTTAACGTCACATGCGTGGTGATCATGGCCGAATCATCGCGCTTGTGTATGGTAACATCGTTAAGCGCAAAGTTGTCTTCACCAAATATCTTATCGTCAGAATCTATCACCAGCAGTTCCCGGCTATCCAGTGTAAACTCCCTGTTCACTACCGCGTGAATAGCTGCCACGATATCGTTCTTATTAATGCTGGCCAGGAAACCCAGGCGGCCAAAGTTAATGCCTATAACTGGCACTCCGCTGTCGCGGATAAGCGTAACCATATCCAGCAATGTGCCGTCGCCACCAATGGTGATAAAAATGTCGATGAAATCCTTTATAGGGTCTGTTGGCTGAAGTACGTTATAAGGCGAAGTATCTACATTGCCCTGCAGGTACTCGTTAAACTGTGCATGTATGTACACTTCTACATTATGCAGCACAAGGCTATCAAAAACCTGCCTGATGAACGGGAACACCTGCGGATCGTTAAACTGCCTGCCGTATACTGCTATCCTCATATATTTTCTTACTAATATCGAATTTTGAATGTAAAAACCGGAGCTATCCGCTAATACTCTTTATGGTTTGCGTTTAGGTTGTGGCTGAGCTTGTACTTTTTTACTGAATGTAGACGCCCTGAACGCAGCCAGCATGGTTTCGCCAATTGTTTTATCAACATACATCATCACCACGGACAGGTCCTTGTTACCAAAAACCTTGCTGTATAAGTTCATGGTTAGATTGATCTTGTTAGGAAAGGAAATGTTCATTTTAAAAAGCCGGAACGGCAAACCGCTCACCACTTCTGAAGTGTAGCTGGTATCCAGCTTAGCGCCCGGCATTTGCTTTTCAAAGGTGCCGTACAGGATGTCTCCTACAGCTTTATCAGACTCGGCCATTGTCCCTCCGCCTAACTCTGCCGGCTGCCAGTTAGCTTCAAAGTAATGCATCTGATCTTTGCGCATTACAAATATAGCGTGCGTATGATCTTCGACCTTAGCGTTGTAAGTACCTTCGATGGCGCCGGCGCCTTTTGCCTTCATCTTCTGGTAATCGGCAGCGTCCATAGTGTTAAAGCCCGGAGGAGGAGTGATTGTCCACCCGAACAAGTCACTTTTTAGCTGCCTGGGTGCCGATGCCTGCTGAGCAACAACGCCGCTGTAAGTTAACGTTGAACAGACAGCGACAAGGAAAAAGCGTTTTATCATACTGTTAATGTCAGGTACTATTTCTGTAATTCCTCGGTAGTAACTTCACTGCTTAACAGTTTACCAAAAAGCTCCCATCGTTTTTGAGGATTTTTTGCTGTGCCGCCGTGTTTTTCGATATGGTTCTTCACCAGGTCCAGCCCGTAATTGTAGTTGATAACGTAGCTGCGGTATTTTTTGATAAAGCTCACCGATTTCTCCGCCGTTTCATCATTCATCAGGCAGTATTTACGCAAATAACTTTGCGCCTTACTGCTGGACATATCTCCGCTAAGCAGGCCGCGCGCAGCCTCATTACGGGCATAGTTTAGTTTACCTTTAATATCCAGCGCCCTAAAGTAAAGGTCTATGCCGGTAGTATCTAACCCTGCCAGGGGCAGCAGTGTACTTTTAGCAAACTTTACTTTATCGTTGCCTGGAAAAGCTACCTCGATACCGTAGTTAGCGCTTCCCTCTGCTATAAGTGATTGCGGACTAAACAACGGGTACATAGAAAGCTCTACCCATCCCCGGTCGTGATAAAGGTTTTTCTCCAGCAGCATATTGTATACGTGGTGCCCGGGATAGCTTTCATGGCTGCCAACGTCTATCGCGCGGTCTATAAATATCTTTATGTCGGTGTTTATCTGCACCAGGCTTTTATACTTGCCCTGATACCAGTTGTAGCCGTTCCATGTTTTATTAGTGACAAACTCCAGCGAGAATGATTCCTCTGCGGGTAGTTTATAATGCGCCAGGGTACGCTTACGTGCTTCCGCAATGGCGGCCTTAATCACGGGGTCCAGTTTATCTTTAGGGATTACGAACTTGTTTGCCAATTTCTGAAACCGATCGTTCACGTTGCCTTTGCCCGGCAAAATACTATCTAACAGCGCAAGTTGTTCTTTAAAATGATCTTCGGTGTAAACCGGCGCAGCTACACCGAACAACTGTTTAGATTCTTCATCAAAACTGCTGTATTCCTCGCTGTAAATTTTTAGCCTGGCGTTAAACGCGATGAGCTGGTTGTATATCCAGTTTGCCCGCAGGCGGTTGGAGTCTACCTGCGCCGAATGTGCCATTAACCGTACCTCGTTCATCAATTCGTTAGTTGATGCCAGTAAGCTATCCCTCGGGAACTCTTCTTTAACTATAGTGTCTTTAGGCTTTAAAGAGTCGGGGCCGTAGTAAGCATCTACAAAGTCTTTATCGTACTGACCAATGGTGAGGCCGAGGGTTACGTATTGCTCGGCAAGTTTATTTAGCTTTTTAGTTTCGGGCTTGTCGGCATTTCTTTCACAGGACGCAAAAAGGCCGGCGCATAGGAGCAAAAAGAACAGTTTTTTCATAGCAGCTGGTGATGGTAGCTTTGCAAAGCTAAAAAAAGACGGTGGTTGCAGCACAAAAGTTTGCTATTTATAAGAAACAGCCGCGCACTTAAAGGTTGAGGTAGTTCATAAAGGAGTCGAACCGGTCGCGGGAATTGTCGTTATGATCGGTACTGTTAAAGGTGGCCTTTATGTCATAGCTATAGCGCAGGAAAGTAGCCACTATGTTGGATAGGTCCTGCTTGTTCACCTTCAGGGTTACTTCTATCCGGGTGCTATCCGGGAAGGTACGTACGTAGCTGCTAAGCACCTGCGCGTTGTCCGACTCAACCACCTGCGCCATATGTGCCAGGGAGTTGTTCTTATTATCTATCTCCAGCACTATAATACCGCCGGGGTCACTTACTGAAGTGATCTTGGCAAAGTACTCGTTCATAGTATTGATAGAAATAAGGCCCTGGTAATCCTTTTTGGCATCCAGTACGGGCACTACGCTCAGGTCGCGCTCGTAAAATAACCGGATAACATCGTAAATGTGCTGATCTTCCAGCACGTAAGGGTTTACGAGCGAAAGCGCTATTGCACCTATCTGGGTGTTGTAGTCGGCCTCCTCAATCAGGTCGTCCTCAGAGATGAGGCCCAGAAACTGATCTTCGTTCACAATAGGCAAGTGGCGCACACGAAATTCCGCCATGCGGTCTAACACCTTTTGTACAGTGTCTGACGTGTGCAATGGGGGAATTGCGTCGGCTACGAGCTCAATTGCTAGCATATATCATTTTTTATGTTTATCCAAAAACAGCTTCAGATAATGGTTAAACTCTTCGGGGCGTTCCATCATTGGCGCATGCCCGCATTTATCTATCCAGTGCAGCTCCGAGTTGGGCAGCAGTTCGTTAAATTCAACAGCTACCTCGGGCGGCGTAATTTTATCATCCCTGCCCCATATTAACGCAACCGGCATGGTTATCTTGCGCAGTTCGCTTTTCATATTATGCCTTATGGCCGATTTTGCCATGGCTAAAATGCGTATTACCTTGGCGCGGTCGTTAATGGTTTGGTATACTTCGTCTATAAGTTCATCAGTAGCGGTAGCCGGATCATAAAAAGTATACTGCACTTTTTCCCTCACAAAATCGCGGCTCTCCCGTTTAGGGAACGATCCGCCGAAGGCGTTCTCGTACAACCCCGAACTACCGGTAAGCACCAGTGCTTTTACATAACCCGGATGTGCAAGTACATATATAAGCCCCACGTGCCCGCCAAGCGAATTGCCCAGCATAGTTACATTTAGCAGCTTTTTAAACTTAATAAACTTGTGTACAAACTTCGAGAGTGCCCGCACACCTGTGGTAAGAAGCGGCAGATCATAAATAGGCAGGATAGGGATAATAACCCGGTATTTAGGGCTAAACTCTTCTATCACCTTTTCCCAGTTGCTGAGCGCACCCATAAGGCCGTGCAGCAGCAAAAGCGGTTCGCCTTCCCCTTCATCTATATATGTAAAGCCTTTTTCCTGTTTAAGTGCAAAACTCATAATATCTCTTAAAACTGCCTTCCGGTTAATTCAGACCACTTTTCATTTCGGTCTGAAAAAGCAATATTTCACGGTAAAATTAGATTATTCGGATATAGTTACAACTATTTAGAAAATTAATTATCCCAACAATTGCTTAATTACTTCTGATATTGTTTTACCATCTGCACGGCCGGCGAGCTCTTTATTAGCAACACCCATCACCCGGCCCATTTCTTTAACTGATGTTACGCCCAAACGGCCAACAAGTTCCTGCACGTAGCCTTCTATCTCGAACTTGCTCATCTGCTGTGGAAGGTAAGGTTCTAT is a window of Mucilaginibacter terrenus DNA encoding:
- a CDS encoding ExbD/TolR family protein, which produces MAELNTAPENKGKKVPRSKQALRVDLTAMVDLAFLLITFFMLTTTLAKPKIMKVVMPVADAEPEPSGASRSLTICLGADDKAMWYLGTADEPIISATVTNYSKDGLRRVINNMRQKVLETTGKTMLVLVKPSAKSVYSNLVNTIDELNIAAVDQYSIADTDAKDVAMLRDKHVY
- a CDS encoding NAD kinase; translation: MRIAVYGRQFNDPQVFPFIRQVFDSLVLHNVEVYIHAQFNEYLQGNVDTSPYNVLQPTDPIKDFIDIFITIGGDGTLLDMVTLIRDSGVPVIGINFGRLGFLASINKNDIVAAIHAVVNREFTLDSRELLVIDSDDKIFGEDNFALNDVTIHKRDDSAMITTHVTLNDEFLNSYWGDGIIISTSTGSTAYSLSCGGPIIFPQSNSIALTPVSPHNLNVRPVILPDTSKLSFEVECRANNYIVSCDSRTATIDKTMQFRVYKAGFRLNLIRLNNESYLSTLRKKLLWGLDARNY
- a CDS encoding isoprenyl transferase, whose protein sequence is MSYKDQIDLQKLPRHIAVIMDGNGRWAKGKGKLRVFGHHNGVLSVRDVVEGAGELGVEYLTLYTFSSENWNRPSFEVNAIMELLISTINKEINKLMQNNVRLNAIGDMQQLPGKCFRELNNAIIKTSTNTGLVLTLALSYSSRREMVHAAKELATKVQSGELQPEDIDEQMFEDNLYTHGMPNPELLIRTSGEYRISNYLLWQIAYAELYFTDKLWPDFRREDLFEAILDYQKRERRFGLTSEQVN
- a CDS encoding OmpH family outer membrane protein, with amino-acid sequence MKKLFKVALVAAVMLFAGNFAQAQSKIGHINFEQLVSLMPETKTLSAQIDAFKKTYVDNLQAMNTELQNKSADYQKNRATMTEATRTVKETELNDLGKRFQDYQQTAQQKVEEKGNELTKPLIDKARAAIATVAKAKGYTYVLNSSQTDLIVSPAADDLMAAVKVQLGLK
- a CDS encoding CBS domain-containing protein, whose amino-acid sequence is MLAIELVADAIPPLHTSDTVQKVLDRMAEFRVRHLPIVNEDQFLGLISEDDLIEEADYNTQIGAIALSLVNPYVLEDQHIYDVIRLFYERDLSVVPVLDAKKDYQGLISINTMNEYFAKITSVSDPGGIIVLEIDNKNNSLAHMAQVVESDNAQVLSSYVRTFPDSTRIEVTLKVNKQDLSNIVATFLRYSYDIKATFNSTDHNDNSRDRFDSFMNYLNL
- the bamA gene encoding outer membrane protein assembly factor BamA, which codes for MNKVFFAILFSIISTAAIAQVPGQRRGGLTKTIPADSLSYLNPKEYIIGGVSISGAKYLDKDVLLQISKLNKGDRITLPGEANANVIKDLYKQGLFDDIQLNVTDINADTIYLQIAVVERPRLSRLKLTGIRKGEIEDINKKLTDKTGKIVNENLLSTTTAIIKKHFNEKGYLNTTVNITQTKDPGDPNSVILNVAVNKGSKVMIQHVTFEGNKEFSQKKLRKYLSKTRQRRWYNIFGSKKFKQDKYEEDKQNLVDQMQGKGYRDAEILSDTVTKNDEKTVNVKIKVYEGPKYYFGNIKFSGNAQYPAELLTRIMQIEKGQPFSEEELNKRLTGPTPNNDDVSSLYLNNGYLTFNADPVQTRVYNDTVDLDIRIYEGPQYNIGRVVLKGNDVTNDKVVMREIRTKPGQKFNKELLIRSAREIGQLGNFDEQKIDPRPTNINPAEGTVDLVYNVVEKPSDQIELSGGFGGGQLVGTLGLTFNNFSLRNIFNGKAYRPLPKGDGQKLSLRGQSSGRTYQNFSFTFSEPWLGGKKPIYFALSAYTQGSSTGQYYPKSSPNYNKLRINGVGVTLGKRLNWPDNYFQLNYSLNFDHYDLDNYGGYLFNNGTSYNIKLTQELSRNSIDVPLYPTQGSNMKLTLQGTPPYSLFNSTNYTIATPEERYHFVEYYKIKFDAQWFTKITGKLVLMSQARFGFLGQYNSKVGPSPFERFKLGGDGMQSYQFLQGTDIIGMRGYENFSVVPEGSNLTANTNQGNAIYNKYTFELRHPVVAGSSATIYLLAFAEGGNVWDNINKVNPFNVRRSVGFGARIFLPIFGLLGLDYGYGFDKIPGQPDANKGHVHFSISQSLSGGFN
- a CDS encoding OmpH family outer membrane protein encodes the protein MKKIILVLFFTFSAFTAALAQRFAYVDSDYILKHIPDYASSQKQLAALSDQYQKEVDGRFQEIDRLYKAYQADQVLMTPEMRKRREAEIVEKEKAAKDFQRQKFGPDGELSQKSTSLIKPIQDKVSKAVQAVAESENLDMIFDKNSEVIMLYASPRYNKSDDVITRLGLKPGVLAK
- the porG gene encoding type IX secretion system protein PorG, with translation MPKLSAILFFCFIALNVSAQTWEIGGNLGGAGYIGDLNSNPVKLSGGSFGLFVKRNFNGYLGAKLNYQYGKIAGADSTSRYEQIYNRNLSFTDGLKELSLTAEFNFMKYIPDAGKNKYTPYVYLGVGLTAFAPHAMYGGSEVSLRSLRTEGQESEYRKNTMVIPYGAGFKYNIGGKWTLAAEVGYRYTRTDFLDDVSGLYADKSKLPNSTSVVLSDRSGERGGAYIGTPGTQRGDLRPKDIYMFAGFTLTYTFVTEKCYYEE
- a CDS encoding alpha/beta fold hydrolase; this encodes MSFALKQEKGFTYIDEGEGEPLLLLHGLMGALSNWEKVIEEFSPKYRVIIPILPIYDLPLLTTGVRALSKFVHKFIKFKKLLNVTMLGNSLGGHVGLIYVLAHPGYVKALVLTGSSGLYENAFGGSFPKRESRDFVREKVQYTFYDPATATDELIDEVYQTINDRAKVIRILAMAKSAIRHNMKSELRKITMPVALIWGRDDKITPPEVAVEFNELLPNSELHWIDKCGHAPMMERPEEFNHYLKLFLDKHKK